From a single Miscanthus floridulus cultivar M001 chromosome 8, ASM1932011v1, whole genome shotgun sequence genomic region:
- the LOC136468815 gene encoding uncharacterized protein — translation MESVKSAHGQRRSRKRSMKSSTSVERGGTAGGFPSQYDRDPLAIVGWAPPIRVRIKDPTGPLGPFGIRDQFNRQVSNVSKGCFSLSAEVARVERPQERWWITVVYGPQDDQEKVEFLDELLQFKNSVAGPWMVCGDFNMIYMAADKNNDHLDRRGMRRSRSFLDTAQLEELHLNGRRFTWSSERDQPTLERLDRLFATTDWLVAYPNHMLKALSTDCSDHCPLLLVSNAVPWAKKRFRFEPHWIKIPGFLDVAALACSGTLIHADPCRILDHKLRNVAKALKSWSDKRLGSVRLQLALAREVILRFDVAQEMRALSAPEAQLRKMLKKYSGTRPEMAQALYQYYVQVLGTNFVRSRRINLNQIGLPSADLEGLESPITEEEVLSVINDIPNDKAPGPDGFTGIFYKVAWPVIKGDIMNAINAFWALDTRSLNVLNDAYMILLKKKDQPEEIKDYRPISLIHSFGKLITKCLANRLAVVLDDLVRHNQTAFIKGRCIHDNFRTVRLSCKAIHAKRKPCVLLKIDIAKAFDSVAWSFLLEVLTHLGWMDDHGFLTPIVAALPYRVTLYADDVVLFVVPSAGDLQAVMAATQLFGMASGLFSNLDKRVATPIGCTELELNLVRDTLSCKVEQFPCCYLGIPLSIYKLKKLDEQKLIDSVAARIPQWKGRMPNVAGRTALAKATLSAIPWTCAVPAGLALRARWEWKWRIDQGPSGTALPEKKERRLEALFNAATMSTVGLGESTLFWTNNWIDGTSIRSMAPALFGAVATRRRKEIVSEAPGW, via the exons atggagtcggtgaagtctgcgcacgggcagcgacgctcgaggaagaggtcaatgaagtcgtcgacgtcggtggagcggggcggcacggctggtggcttcccgtcacag TATGACAGGGAccctctagccatagtgggctgggcgcccccgatcagggtgcggatcaaagacccaactgggccgttgggtccatttgggattagagatcaatttAATAGGCAGGTGTCCAATGTGTCCAAGGGCTGCTTTTCTCTATCGGCCGAAGTCGCGCGGGTGGAGAGACCACAGGAACGGTGGTGGATAACGGTGGTCTACGGACCGCAGGATGACCAGGAAAAAGTTGAGTTTCTTGATGAACTGCTGCAGTTCAAGAACTCAGTCGCTGGACCGTGGATGGTGTGCGGGGATTTCAACATGATCTATATGGCAGCTGACAAGAACAATGATCATCTTGATCGCCGTGGCATGCGTCGCTCTCGCTCCTTCTTGGATACTGCACAGTTAGAGGAGCTGCATCTCAACGGTAGACGGTTCACGTGGTCGAGTGAGAGGGATCAGCCGACGCTTGAACGTCTTGACAGGCTGTTTGCTACGACGGATTGGCTAGTGGCATATCCTAATCACATGCTTAAGGCACTGTCAACGGATTGCTCAGATCATTGTCCGCTGCTGCTGGTGAGCAATGCTGTTCCATGGGCAAAGAAGAGGTTCCGGTTTGAACCCCACTGGATCAAGATCCCAGGCTTCCTGGATGTTGCCGCGTTGGCATGTTCGGGTACGCTGATTCATGCCGATCCATGCCGCATTCTGGACCACAAGCTCAGGAACGTGGCCAAGGCATTGAAGAGCTGGAGCGACAAGAGATTGGGCAGTGTACGACTGCAGCTTGCGCTGGCCAGGGAGGTTATCCTCCGTTTCGATGTGGCCCAAGAGATGAGGGCACTCTCGGCGCCGGAGGCCCAACTACGGAAGATGCTGAAA AAGTACTCAGGGACGAGGCCGGAGATGGCACAGGCGCTGTACCAGTACTATGTTCAGGTACTGGGGACCAACTTTGTCAGATCAAGGAGGATCAATCTCAACCAAATTGGCCTGCCGTCCGCTGATCTCGAGGGGCTTGAGAGCCCAATCACCGAGGAGGAGGTCTTGTCGGTGATCAACGACATACCCAATGACAAAGCGCCGGGTCCCGATGGTTTCACTGGTATCTTCTACAAGGTCGCGTGGCCTGTCATCAAGGGGGATATCATGAACGCCATCAATGCGTTCTGGGCGCTAGATACCAGAAGCCTCAACGTACTCAATGATGCCTATATGATACTGCTAAAGAAGAAGGACCAGCCGGAGGAGATCAAGGACTATCGCCCCATCAGTCTCATCCACAGCTTCGGGAAACTGATCACCAAATGCCTAGCCAATCGGTTGGCTGTGGTGCTGGATGATTTGGTTCGGCACAACCAAACTGCCTTCATTAAGGGTCGCTGCATCCATGATAATTTCCGCACGGTGCGCCTCTCGTGTAAGGCAATTCATGCCAAGCGTAAGCCATGTGTTCTTCTCAAGATTGATATTGCTAAGGCGTTCGACTCCGTCGCGTGGAGCTTCTTACTTGAAGTGTTGACACACTTGGG TTGGATGGACGACCACGGATTTCTAACTCCCATTGTCGCCGCACTGCCGTACAGAGTCACCCTGTATGCTGACGACGTCGTCCTTTTTGTTGTTCCTAGTGCTGGGGACTTGCAGGCGGTCATGGCGGCGACGCAGCTGTTTGGGATGGCCTCTGGCCTGTTCTCAAATTTAGACAAGAGAGTGGCGACACCGATTGGTTGCACCGAGCTGGAGCTGAACCTTGTACGAGATACCTTGTCGTGCAAGGTTGAGCAATTTCCGTGTTGCTACCTGGGCATTCCGCTATCCATTTATAAGCTGAAGAAACTGGACGAGCAGAAGCTCATTGACTCCGTCGCAGCTAGAATCCCACAATGGAAAGGAAGGATGCCAAATGTGGCTGGACGTACTGCTCTTGCAAAGGCAACGCTCTCAGCAATCCCG TGGACTTGCGCCGTGCCGGCCGGCCTAGCGCTCAGGGCACGTTGGGAGTGGAAGTGGAGAATCGATCAAGGTCCATCCGGGACTGCACTGCCGGAGAAGAAAGAGAGGAGGTTGGAGGCGCTGTTCAATGCAGCTACTATGTCCACCGTGGGGTTAGGAGAATCGACACTATTTTGGACCAACAACTGGATCGACGGCACGAGCATCCGAAGCATGGCGCCAGCGCTCTTCGGGGCAGTGGCAACAAGAAGACGGAAAGAGATTGTTAGCGAGGCACCGGGCTGGTGA